Proteins from a genomic interval of Rickettsia sp. Oklahoma-10:
- a CDS encoding helix-turn-helix domain-containing protein, whose translation MALATKVKEFLEEKLKQEKIDRKYLAQVTDIPYTTISRIMRAEVNREFNPEIDTIFKIAKYFNCTMDEVIKRKVPTKYDNKK comes from the coding sequence ATGGCACTTGCTACTAAAGTAAAAGAATTTTTAGAAGAAAAATTAAAACAAGAAAAGATAGATCGTAAATATCTTGCTCAAGTTACTGATATCCCTTACACAACCATTAGCAGAATTATGAGAGCAGAAGTTAATCGTGAATTTAATCCTGAAATAGATACTATTTTTAAAATAGCAAAATATTTTAATTGTACTATGGATGAGGTAATAAAAAGAAAAGTACCTACAAAATATGACAACAAAAAATAA
- the mreC gene encoding rod shape-determining protein MreC, protein MAILANRVKNSSSALELIRIISNILKRFFVIFGLGLSIYLFFTTPKKISSISLEVTGSIVLTGLAVYEDIFEYINSIIQKFVYFQDLERRNVELKLEIARLQHLQSEIESIRAENIALKDLLKIAEEEEFEYITTKLLGVSFNPFSRTALISAGKKQGIEPDQIVINAGKLVGKVIEVSNNYAKVMLISDVNSRIPIKANSSREQGILAGNNNNSKILYLPNNHLVQKDEEIVTSGHGNIYPAGILVGYVSKVTEHDVIVDIAADLSKTEFVQVLLPKE, encoded by the coding sequence ATGGCAATACTTGCAAATAGAGTAAAAAATTCTTCAAGTGCGTTAGAATTAATAAGAATAATATCAAATATTCTTAAGCGTTTTTTTGTTATATTTGGGCTTGGATTGTCTATATATTTATTTTTTACTACGCCTAAAAAAATATCTAGTATATCTCTTGAGGTAACCGGTAGTATAGTATTAACTGGTTTAGCAGTTTATGAAGATATATTTGAATATATAAATTCAATAATACAGAAATTTGTTTATTTTCAAGATTTAGAACGAAGAAATGTAGAACTTAAACTTGAGATAGCAAGATTACAACATTTGCAAAGTGAAATAGAATCGATAAGAGCTGAAAACATTGCATTAAAAGATTTGTTAAAGATTGCTGAGGAAGAAGAATTTGAATACATTACTACTAAATTACTAGGTGTGTCCTTTAATCCTTTTTCTAGAACTGCTTTGATTTCTGCAGGTAAAAAGCAAGGCATCGAGCCTGATCAAATTGTTATTAATGCAGGAAAATTAGTAGGAAAAGTAATAGAAGTGAGTAATAATTATGCTAAAGTGATGTTAATTAGCGATGTTAATTCTAGAATACCTATTAAAGCTAATTCTTCAAGAGAACAAGGTATTTTAGCAGGTAATAATAATAATAGTAAGATTTTATACTTGCCTAACAATCATTTAGTACAGAAAGACGAGGAGATAGTAACCTCCGGACACGGTAATATTTATCCTGCAGGTATTTTAGTAGGCTATGTGTCTAAAGTTACGGAACATGATGTTATAGTGGATATAGCAGCTGATCTATCTAAAACAGAATTTGTACAGGTATTATTGCCTAAAGAGTAA
- the roaM gene encoding actin-based motility regulator RoaM, which yields MSDITATLKYKFDNLKEHLKNSYSRSQIETILGELSSLQSEAASYGLNFNISNLKETAETKIKNFEVEQNFNKAQTQKEEFLKSQRAKKLAKAEKEIALKIAALNNFHNEFIKNITKDTKRIEKSNKRLDKIINKLEKENIIDHEALNHEILTHEEIFKLNQEHKVLHENHKKITKEHKQAHTELNELNSAITNLTEQLQENGLAPEKVKALKGELEFYQEMLKIHKPYVEQIENSKKVLDQEIIKREKEQKITKDKIKKLGSDIKERYKKEPAKYLEAHEKYVALKNQHKAIETDGVVKDIAHHNKVINKINAGNTKSLANKIRTQTQVKDTNIRSLSPSRTPNNHTNNKTRGI from the coding sequence ATGTCTGATATAACAGCTACATTAAAGTATAAATTCGATAATTTAAAAGAACATCTTAAAAATTCTTATTCTCGCTCTCAAATAGAAACAATTCTAGGAGAATTAAGTAGTTTACAAAGCGAGGCAGCTTCGTATGGCTTGAATTTTAACATATCCAATCTAAAAGAGACTGCCGAAACTAAGATCAAAAATTTTGAAGTAGAACAAAATTTTAATAAAGCTCAAACTCAAAAAGAAGAATTTCTAAAATCACAAAGAGCAAAAAAACTTGCCAAAGCAGAAAAAGAAATTGCACTAAAGATTGCCGCACTTAATAATTTTCATAATGAATTTATAAAAAATATTACTAAAGATACTAAAAGAATTGAAAAAAGTAATAAACGTTTAGATAAGATAATAAATAAACTGGAAAAAGAGAACATTATTGATCATGAAGCATTGAATCATGAAATATTAACTCATGAAGAAATATTTAAACTAAATCAAGAACATAAAGTATTACATGAAAACCATAAAAAAATAACTAAAGAACATAAACAAGCACATACAGAATTAAATGAATTAAATTCAGCAATAACAAATTTAACAGAACAATTGCAAGAAAACGGATTAGCGCCGGAAAAAGTTAAAGCATTAAAAGGAGAATTAGAATTTTACCAAGAAATGCTAAAAATACATAAGCCATATGTAGAACAGATTGAAAATAGTAAAAAAGTATTAGATCAAGAAATTATTAAACGTGAAAAAGAACAAAAAATAACTAAAGATAAAATAAAGAAATTAGGAAGTGATATTAAAGAGCGTTATAAAAAAGAACCAGCAAAATATTTAGAAGCACATGAAAAATATGTAGCTCTAAAAAATCAGCATAAAGCAATTGAGACAGATGGCGTTGTAAAGGATATAGCACATCATAACAAAGTAATAAATAAAATTAATGCGGGTAACACTAAATCTTTAGCTAATAAAATAAGAACGCAAACTCAAGTAAAAGATACTAATATTAGGAGTTTATCTCCTTCTCGTACTCCTAATAATCATACAAATAATAAAACGAGAGGAATTTAA
- the gmk gene encoding guanylate kinase yields MTTKNKGLIIILSSPSGTGKSSLAKELLKIDNNLRLSISATTRAPRLGEVEGINYYFKTGLEFKELVKQNKFLEYAKIYNNYYGTPKEYVKMLLNQGLDVLFDIDWQGARSIKKNATNVVAIFVLPPSIKVLEQRLRNRATDNEEAIKLRMQSAQHEISHANEYDYVVTNDDFDHTLKKIHAIIFTERGKSK; encoded by the coding sequence ATGACAACAAAAAATAAAGGGCTGATTATAATTTTGTCTTCTCCTTCAGGTACAGGTAAGTCAAGTTTAGCTAAAGAATTATTGAAAATAGATAATAATTTACGTTTATCTATTTCGGCAACTACAAGAGCGCCACGTTTAGGAGAAGTAGAAGGTATAAACTATTACTTTAAGACCGGTCTAGAGTTTAAAGAATTAGTTAAGCAAAATAAATTCCTTGAATATGCTAAAATATACAATAATTATTACGGTACGCCTAAAGAATATGTTAAAATGTTATTAAATCAAGGTTTGGATGTTTTGTTTGATATTGACTGGCAAGGAGCAAGGAGTATTAAGAAAAATGCTACTAATGTTGTTGCTATATTTGTATTGCCTCCTAGTATTAAAGTACTGGAACAACGTTTAAGAAATAGAGCAACCGATAATGAAGAAGCAATAAAATTACGTATGCAGTCAGCACAACATGAAATATCACACGCTAATGAGTATGATTATGTAGTTACTAACGATGATTTTGACCATACGCTTAAAAAAATACATGCGATTATATTTACAGAGCGAGGAAAAAGTAAATAA
- a CDS encoding rod shape-determining protein produces the protein MIMKFLEGFFSGMAIDLGTANTIVYQKSRGIVLREPSVIALIKKDGAFVPYAYGHEAKMMLGRTPTDIEAKRPLKDGVIADFKGAEEMIKYFIRMVHNRRSFFGPTIVICVPSGSTPVERRAIQEAAESAGGRDVYLIEEPMAAAIGAGLPVTEATGSMIVDIGGGTTEVAVLSLGGIVYARSVRVGGDKMDEAIISYIRRHYNLLIGEATAEKIKQAIGTAYVDENAEPRKMEIKGRDLIYGIPKEMILNERQIADSLIEPVSQIVEAVKVALEATPPELSSDIVDKGIVLTGGGSLLRNLDFVLSEATKLPVIVADDALSCVALGTGKVLEDFTKLKHVLFKQD, from the coding sequence ATGATAATGAAATTTTTGGAAGGTTTTTTTTCTGGTATGGCCATAGACCTTGGTACGGCAAATACTATTGTCTATCAAAAAAGCCGTGGAATTGTGCTCAGGGAGCCTTCTGTTATTGCTTTAATAAAAAAAGACGGTGCTTTTGTGCCTTATGCTTATGGTCATGAAGCAAAAATGATGCTTGGGCGTACTCCTACGGATATTGAAGCAAAAAGACCTTTAAAAGATGGTGTTATTGCCGATTTTAAGGGTGCAGAAGAAATGATAAAGTATTTTATTAGAATGGTGCATAATCGTCGCTCTTTTTTTGGTCCGACAATTGTTATTTGTGTACCTTCCGGTTCTACGCCGGTTGAGCGTCGTGCTATCCAAGAAGCAGCAGAAAGTGCAGGTGGTAGAGATGTCTATTTAATTGAAGAACCTATGGCTGCAGCAATCGGAGCAGGTTTACCTGTAACAGAAGCTACTGGTTCAATGATTGTGGATATCGGTGGTGGTACTACAGAAGTTGCAGTTTTGTCACTAGGTGGCATAGTATATGCAAGGTCAGTAAGAGTCGGGGGTGATAAGATGGATGAAGCTATTATCTCATATATAAGAAGACACTATAACCTATTGATAGGTGAAGCTACTGCCGAAAAGATAAAGCAAGCGATAGGTACGGCTTATGTAGATGAAAATGCTGAGCCGAGAAAGATGGAAATTAAAGGACGTGATTTAATTTACGGTATTCCTAAAGAAATGATATTGAATGAAAGACAAATTGCTGATAGTCTAATTGAACCGGTAAGTCAAATTGTTGAAGCGGTAAAAGTAGCATTAGAGGCAACGCCTCCTGAGTTATCTTCAGATATAGTCGATAAAGGAATTGTTTTAACAGGCGGCGGTTCATTATTACGAAATCTTGATTTTGTTCTTAGTGAAGCCACTAAATTGCCAGTGATAGTTGCAGATGATGCCCTTTCTTGTGTGGCACTTGGAACAGGAAAAGTACTTGAAGATTTTACAAAACTAAAACATGTACTATTTAAACAGGATTAA
- a CDS encoding DUF4143 domain-containing protein, translating into MFLEIVEYITLYLLGLNNYEALSTHPKISASCEGLVLEQIIRCDKTAVEECYFWSSHNGAEVDLLIFKNGTRLVYKI; encoded by the coding sequence ATTTTTTTAGAGATAGTAGAATATATTACGCTTTATTTATTAGGTTTAAATAATTATGAAGCTTTAAGTACTCATCCTAAAATCAGTGCATCATGTGAAGGATTAGTCTTAGAACAAATTATTAGATGTGATAAAACTGCAGTAGAGGAGTGCTATTTTTGGTCATCTCATAATGGTGCAGAAGTAGATCTTTTAATTTTTAAAAATGGAACACGTTTGGTGTACAAAATTTAA